The Mixophyes fleayi isolate aMixFle1 chromosome 9, aMixFle1.hap1, whole genome shotgun sequence DNA window CATCGCATTGCTCAGATTAGACTTATACACTTTTGCACATGTAAAAGGTAGAAATCCAGGTGCACTTGCAGAAATGAAGGTGGCCGATACTACCACAGAGGATTTTGTGATGCCCTTCAGCAGTTTTACACTTTTGTAATTGAGGCTGTTAGTCGAATTCACAGTCACAGACATAGTATAGTCACTGTCATTGCCTGTCTTAGTTAGTCTGTTTCATTCATAGTCGGTCCCAGTTTGGTCTGTCTTGTATATTTTCTCTGATCATGTAGTATTTATGTTGGTCTTTAGCCTGTACATCCAGTTATCCTGCCCTACTGTTTACCCTTACTTTCCAACACTGGTCCTGTCACCTGAGCTTACAGGTTCACATTTGGGGTACAGTTTCAGCAAATTGGCTGTAAATGCCCTGTCAGCTAAAATGATGTAACAGAACATTCCTGATTGGTTTCTGGAAGTGGCTCTGGTGGTGGAAAATCAAATGTACATTCCAGTATATTCCTTCTGATTGGAAAATGACTGGAAACATTAGAATCTGCAGTACTGCCATAGGCTCCTCCATCtacatcagtgtttcccaaatccagtcctcagggacccctaacagtgcatgttttccatatctctttgctggagtacaggtgtattcattactgactgacacattttgaaagatccacaggtggtcctaattatttcacttgtgacctggaaaatctgcactgttaggggtccctgaggactaggATTCGGAAACATTGATCTACATAACCGATAGGAAATAAAAGCAGAATTGGGTGATTAAAATACATAGGACACACTTACATAAAGTGGTATTTGGCTATACCTCAGTGTAACAAGGATAAATTATTCTGTGGTTATACTTTGCATCAACCAGTGCTATAGAGTTATGGGTGAAAAAGCTTGGAGGACCTGGACCAGACACATGATAAAACTGCTTTTTCAATGCATTTATAAACTCGCATAAAAACATCCAGCAGATATCAAGAACATATGTGGTGCATGTTAATTGTGTATTGAGCACATTAAAAAATGCAATGAGTGATGGGGTCTTCTTCTTCCCCCTTTGGTATCCCATTGAGATCGGCTCTGCTAAGTCAGGCGACTTTCAAGAGGGAACATTGTTGGGTAAACAAGTGTGTCAATTGTGAAATGACTACTTTAAGTATGGAGGGCTTTGTAACATCCTACCAGTTAACCCtgtagtgaaaaatatattttaatttctcaACCTCTGGAAACTAATTCCTTATTCCCATCTTTCAAGGCCAGGGGACAGAAAACACTGTGTTGGCAATAATAAACCAATGATTTTGGGATACAAATATTGAATATCATTGTTGTCTTATACAGTCATGGGTTTTTAAGAAATTAGGGGCATGTTTTTCTCCACATCAGGGAGGGGCTAATCCTTTAATCATAGTACATGGTACCAATGTTTTGCCAAACTGAACTTATAGAAAAAGTGTGGAAGTGGTCTGTTATATGGGGTGAAATCCCATAACAATAGCAACCAGAGTTCAGGTGGTAAGATGAGCTTAAATATGAAGAGAGACAACCTTGTCTGGGCTAAAGGAACTGATTGCTATGTCAGAAATAGTGGGAAGTACTCAGAAGGTGGAGATGAGTAAGAGGATAGTTAGAGGAGCAGAGGAAGGAAGAGTGAGATGAGTGAAAGAGAATCAAGAAGAGGGGGGatgaggaggggacagaggagcttAGACAGATGAAGGGTAGGCTTGCCTGAACAGGTGGTTCTGAGGGAACGTTTGAAGATTAGCAGGCTAGGGGACAACCTGGAccatcattccagagaaggggggcagcatgagagaaatCTTGTATGCAGGAATGGGACGTggtaaccagatgggaggtgaggtgACGGTTGTTAGCAGATCGTAGAGGGCGACagagagtgtgaatggagatgaggttggagacatAAGGAggagtggagttagagagggctttgtagttGAGGGAGTGGGAgaaaggagtttaaagaggattctatagCGGAGGGGGACCCATTGCAGAGCTTGACAGAGTGGGGAGGCAGATCTAGACCtttgagagaggaagattagatGGGCAGCAGCATTAAGTATGGACTGGAGGGGAGCAAGTCAGGAGTAGGGGTGCCAgtaaggttgcagtaatccaggcaggAGATGACCAGAGAATGGATGGCATCAGTGGAGAGGAAAGGTCTGATACGGGTGAATTTGCGGCGATGGAGGCAGCAGGATTTTCTAAGGGATTAGATGTgtggggtgaaggagagggaggggaacttggggaaaagaggagatgttggtaTTACCAATGGTAATGGAGAGGATTGAAGGGGTGGAGTGTCTAGAAGGGGGGAAGGCTATAAGTTCAGATTTGGCCATGTTGAAATTATGGAAATGTTGGAACATACAGGAGGAGCTGGTAGAGAAGCAGCAGGATACCTTAGTGGGAAGGGAcagggagaggtcaggagaaaaCATGAAGATTTTGGTATCATCATCATAGAGGTGTTACTGGAAGCCAAATGAACTGATAAGTTCACCcagtgaggaggtgtacaaggaAAGAGctgagggccaaggacagaacctCCTACTGGAAGTGGGGAAGGTGAGGATGAAGACACTGAGGTACAAACAGAAAGAGCGATTAGTGAGACAGGAGTTGAACCAAGAGTGGACAGTGTCATTCAGGCCAATGGAGGAAAGGCTTGCAGCAAATGAGGGTGATCAGCTGTGTTGAAGGCTGCAGATAGATCGAAAAGCATGAGAAGGGCGTAGGGGACTTTAGCTTTGGCAGAAAGGAGATCAGTAGtaactttagtgagggcagtttctaTGGCATGGAGTGGGTGGAAACCAGATTGGAAAGGATCAATGAGGGAGTTGTTGGAGAGATAGCTAGGGAGGTGGCTGTAGGTAAGCCATCCGAGTAATTTAGAAGCGAAAGggatgaggggaagatgccagagGACAGGGATACGTTTAAAAGGTTAAATATTTACAGTCTTCGGGGTTATATGTCTTGTCTTCCACGAATCTTTCCTGATGTTTTGTCTTCCCTCTTGCTTTCCTTTTTATTGTTGAGACTTACAAGCAATGACGTTTACCTTTAACAAATATTTGCATTTGTCTACATTGTTTAacataaatactttgggcctgattcattaaggtaagtaaagcaaaaaaaaaattagtaacttttcactttggcaaaaccatgttgcattggaggggaagctaaatttaaaatgtggggacagattaatagtttggaaagggcatgttctagatcaactttacgtttcagcgtaaaaataatgctgtcaagtatttgtgtgctacatgaaaaaacagccagtatttaacttatgtgcaaaataataaactaattagcacctcttgcattgtaacatggttctgtcaaggagcaaacttactaatttgtttgtcttactttcttttatgactcaggcccattatgtacaTTATGTCTTGTTTAACCTCTCTATTTTACTGCAGTATGTGACAGTATACCCCTGAGTGCATTATAGTCTGTCCCTCTGGGTTTCAAAGATTTATATACAAGTACAACCCATTTCAGGTTTGAACAAGCAGCTGCAGAACATGTATCAATGTGATACTcttttatcatctgattggcaaTTCTCCAGGTTAGACAAACTATTATAGTATATCCATGTGTATTGCATACAAATATGATTGCATTACAAATTAATATCAGGAATTATTTGTTTGCATAAACTTACATTATCCACCCTTAATGTTTGCTTGCTTTACCCCAGAGTGTGTTTACGCTAGAAACTGGAAGTTTCAGCGCTGGAAGATACTACCCACATTTTAAGATAAGCTTTGACATTTCTGAATTATTGTGTATGCAAATTCAACCTTAAACATTGCaaggtaaaattttattttttgcaattgcCTTGTTTAAGATTAGTATTGTGtctattttctgtatttattaGTAGAATGTAGTCCTTGTTTTTCTTGCAGCTTTTTGGatcttcatactgtgccctcaaaGATTGCCCTGCCCAAATCTCATTGGATTGCAGATGTCAGTGGTGGTTTGAATAGAATATCTCATAAAGTTATTTACACTGCTCAGTTCAAACCTGATGATGTTAGATTTATGACACAGCATTGGGGACAGCTGGATCACCAAAAGGTTGCAGGAAGGTAAGGGTTAAATACACTATATTGCAAATTGTATCTAGCAACAATTAAAGATAGGATATGGGTTATATTAGCAAAGTAGGCCCTTTTGGGACCATGCTACATGGCCATTGCTGTACTGCTAAATTACAAGAAATGTAATTAAAGAATATACCGTTTTATTACATAGTGCAATCACACACAACCTATTACATTGAAAGAGAGATGAGTGAGTAAAATATTGGATATAGAACATAGTCAATCCCTCAAATGGTCTCTAAGGAGCCAAAAGCAGGGAATCAAAgtgcctaagggctagatttactaagctgcgggtttgaaaaagtggggatgttgcctatagcaaccaatcagattcttgctttcatttattttgtaccttctacaaaatgacagctagaatctgattggttgctataggcaacatccccactttttcaaacccacagcttagtaaatctagccctaagtctttaaagagagcaaaacataaaaaggagtaactttgcacctgggcaaaaccaggttgcattggaggcagaggcaaatttaaaatgtggggacagatttatagttgggatagggcatatcctagatcaactttagattctagtgcaaaaataaagctatcaattatttgtgtgctacatgaacaaacagccagtatttagcatatgttcaaaataataaactaatttgcacctctgcattgtaacatggttttgtccaggagaaaacttactcctttttttgcttgctctccttaatgactcaggcccaaagtgttttcAACTCCTTATTACAGTGGTACACAAAAGTTTTAATCATATGAGTGATagccctttttttttgccttggatTTAGAGCCCTTTAAATGGTTAGTAACTGATGTTGCCCTTGacctttatataataatgttttaccTGTTTCCTATGACAGTGTCAGCATAAATGGAACTGGAAAATGTGACTTGGCCTGCAGAATTTATTCTCCTGGGGTTCTTTGAGTGGCCAGAGCTTCAGCTCattctatttattatatttctcCTAGTTTACCTGATGGCCCTGACTGCTAATTTGTCCATGATAATGTTAATATCTTCAAACTCCAGCCTTCACACTCCCATGTATTTCTTCCTGTGCAACTTATCCATTCTTGATATTACCCTCATATCAGCTGTTATTCCCAAACTATTAGACATCTGCTTAAATAAAAAGCAATCTATCACTTATATCGGGTGCCTCATTcaggtatttttttttgtcatatgtGTTGTGGCTGAGTATATTCTTCTAGCTGTAATGGCCTATGACAGATATATGGCCATCTGCTGTCCATTGCGTTACTCTAGTTTGATGAACTTGAAGATCTGTGTCCAGCTTGCTCTGACTTCATGGGCATTCGGTCTTATGGATTCGCTGTTGCTAACTGGAATAATTTCACGTTATTCATTCAATAAGTCCAATAAAATTAATCATTTGTTTTGCGACCTTAAATCGCTACTCAAGTTGTCCAGCAGCAAGACTCAAGAAGCGGAATTGGCTATCCTAGTATCTGGAATTCTATTTGGGTTCATTCCTCTGGTCTTTATCCTGGTGACCTATTTCTTCATTATTCACAGTATCTTAAAGATACGCACCAATGAGGGAAAGCAGAAAGCAttttctacctgttcttctcacctGACAGTGATCACCTTGTTCTTTGGAATTATCCTTATTATGTATATGAGGCCAAAGTCTTCCTACTCATTAGAACAAGACAAGTTGCTGGCTGTTCTATATACATCCTTGATTCCTGCACTTAACCCTGTGATCTACAGCCTAAGGAACAAAGATGTACGAGGAGCTATAGAGAAATTTAGAGTAGAGGTTACAAGGAAGCAATAGCATCCTGAAAATTAACTTGCAAAATGTAACagacatgtcatcatcatcatcatcatcatcaacatttatttatatagtgccagcaaattccgtagtgctttacaattgggaacaaacattaataaaacaatactgggtaatacatacagacagggaggtaagagaaccctgctcgcaagttaaAGTACTTTTAGGAGCATTTTAGTAATGTGACAAAAAGTAGGCGAGGGGTGGAAATGAGGACTCACTTTTGTCAAGGTGTTCTGCTTAGGCGGAGTCACAAGCACAATATGACAGAAACTGGACTGTACATAGAAATATTGTGGGTCTCCTTTTTAAATATCCAGGTATGAGTacataaatattgataatataacaaaaaaataaaatgtatttgttaaagcACACCTTGGTGTAAAAACACACAATGATCAAAAAATGTAAAGGCAATATAAGATGAATCCAATATTTGAAACCATATCTAACTTTAAAATTGAATAACATTCCctatagaaagaaaaatattgaacACTTTTCTATTGTATTCTTCCAGGTTTTGCAGTCTAATTGTTGAGGGTAAATTGTTGGTTGGGGTACGAGAGTACGAATAAGACAATgttgacaacacttaccccgacatgacaATCGCTAAGGCTCTCATTGCTGAATACTACAAAGACAGATTCCTTGAAAAGTAACAAGCAATAATTGCGAGAGAAGAACATCCCGGAACACAGATGTGTGTCACTTTCAAGGCCGACACTTACATTTCTGCTgctaagggggcaatgcaaggagcCACCGGGTGTACAATGTTTTTTAGGTAAACTTCTACATTCTACAGCCAGCGCCTCCTTGCATTTCCCACTTAACAGTGGAAATGTAAGTGTCGGCCCTGAAAGTAATGTACATCTGTGTGCCAGGATGTTCTTCTCTCACAATTGTTGCCCGTCACTTTTCAAGAAGTCCATCTTTGCAATATGTCACCAATCAGAGCCTTCACGATTGTCATGCCGTGGTAAGTCTTGTTAGGATTTTCTTTTTCGgtgtaatgactaccaccggaatTGTTGATAGTTATTCACCTGCCCAAGGCTTGCTAGTTGTGTTTACATTTAAATGATGCTGACCTACATGGTCACACATATATTCTTGTCAGTATCTCTATCTTTTGCAGGTGACTGAGGGTTGATGCACAGGTCTGTGCAGATGatgatgaaaaaataaataataaaaaatgacgtGACCACCCTTCCCAGCATCATTGCTCATAGCCTAGGTGGGTAGTAGTAAAATTGAGATAAGAGATAAACTGCATGGGGTCCTCCCCAAAAAGATGCAACCAGCACTtggctatgacaggctggactGGTGACACCATAACAGGGAAACTCGATTTTTGTGGTTTCCATGTCATCATGTCAAGAAGCCGTAGCCTGTCACAGCCCAGGGTTGGTAGCATGTTTTTTGGTTGGACCCCATGTTGTTTGACTCCCAGCATGGGGATGAATTCCCTAGAGGAATCaggccaacaaaaaaaaaatgtgggtctTCCTTTTGAAGAAGACAGCTTAGTGCTAAAAGCACTGGAGCTGTTTCCAAACACCCCTGTGCTGGTAGGTGTGGGGTAATACACTTTAAATCGATATATCAGTATTTTttgctggtgcactacaggttccaaCAAGCCCTGGCATGTCTAATCTGTTTGGGTAAGCTGGCGCTTGTAGACCTAGCATAGTCATGGCTGCCAGAACATGCTTAGACTTGTAGAAGTATAATTGTGAGCATACACGGTCATCCAAAACACACTGGGACCTGTAGAAAAATAGTGTAAAATATGCACATACACTGTGAAAAGAAATTTTTagtactaaaaataaaaagtccccCACACACTCTCTTTTTCCAAATTATTGGTCACCTAATTCCACTGAGGGGTCTCTTTTATATTCTTTGTTGCAATCCATTGAAAAAacaacaaagcaaaaaacaattGACGTTTGGTCTATCAGCTGCTGATCAATACAGAGCGACTTCACTGTCAGTGGTCAGAACATGGGAAATCAGCTCTACATTGGGTAGTAGTGGTGAAGCCACACTTTCCATCAATAGAATTAATTAATAAAGCTCAATACAGAGCAGCTTTCCACCCTGACCAATCAGAAAATCAGAATAATCCGGTGTGTCAGTCCACATGGAGTATGTcttcattctatctatctatctatctatctatctatctatccctacCATTCCTCCTTAATCAATTATTTACGGTACATATATCAGTGGTTAAGTTTTACTTGGCCAGGGCACTACAGTTTTAATGTTCAAAAGTAATGTTATGTCTGCTAAAGACCAtatcaatattgtttttttgtgaaaTGTACACTAATACTACTACTTCTTTCAGACTGTAATTATCTTGGAACTGCTGAAGCAAAAAAAGTGGTTCCAAAGTAGAGTACTATTTCAATAGACtgagatgtttttgttttttaaaattactcacctcaatattttatgtgattttaattgtattctcttttaaatatatttcacatGTTTAATGaactttttatattaaacatgCTTTTCTATTGATTAAGATTATTATTATGCTGTCAattggtattttatttttactgtatattttattttttatttaataaaactgttTGAAAACTGTTACTGAACTATGCTTCTCATTCCTATCTTTGTGGCCTTATGCCTTCAATCTGTATCACAGTTTTCAGACCTCATTAAGACAAGCTCTAGATGCACAGTGAAAACTGCCTTGGTTAGGCACCAATGCACCAATATAGTCTGCCCTATGCCCATGAAAGTGCATGCCTAATCTCTGCTCTGGGGAGACTCCTTTGCAAACTAGACTTCCACCTAGCTGTGTGGAGAGGCAGAAAATCTGTGCCAGGGTAAACATCACActtctttcattaaataaaatatttcccttTATCTCCTAAATTACTGTTGGGTTCCCcatcatttatggcttaaatgaatCTTGAGAGTGAGGGACCACTGTGCCTGTCTTTGTTCCACgcaacatgtttgtgtgtttaaagCTTTGGTTTGCACTGGGCAAAGTGTACTTATAAATGTGCTTCCCTGCTGAAAATGCATCCCACTAAAACTATAGGACATAACACAAAAGATACCAAGTCCTTTCGTGGAGTAGAAAAGGTCCTGTGACCTCCTGCATTGCAGGCGACACTCTTACAAATAGACCCTCTCCACCCGTAATTTCACTCTGCAAAATGCATTGCTCCACAGAGCCAAGCTCACCAACTATGTACTTTTAAAGAAACATCCTTACAATGCTCAAATCATCCCATTGCTCAGAGCAATCTTATACTCCTTTGCAAATTCAAATGGTAGACATCTAGGTGTACTCTCACAAATAAAGGTGCACGGTACCACCACAGAGGTTTTTGTGCTGCCCTCCAGCAGTTTtacactttgtaaatgaggcttTTAATCTTATTCACAGTCTTGTCACTGTCCATATCTGTCTCAGTCTTTATGTTCATAGTCTGTCCCTGTTTGGTTTGTCTTGTGTAtctgttttgatcatgtatttatCACAAGATGGGCATTAACTCTTATGTACTGGCGTGAGATCACAATCACTGACAGACAGCAATAATTGTaaaaaggataatacaaatgtttattataaaagataaatataaactCAATGGGTATTGAGCTGCAGAATACAACTTGATTGTTGAGAAATGTCTTGACCGGAGGAGCCCTGTTGCTAGATAGCACTCAGTAAAATAAATCAGAACATCTGCTGGACACAGCATTCTCAATGTTCCAGTCAAAGCTAAAATCAATTTGGGTGTTAGCTGCCTGAAAAACTCTGAATCCACCCCATCTTCTGCGTCTGAGACTAATTAAAACCAGTTCTTTGCTGGACATATATACATCTTTTTGAACTCTATAACAGTGATGATTGTATGTATGTTATCTATAATACACAGGGGCTTACTTAAGTAATAATCCTGTTAACCATTTCCACCACATTCCACTCTCTGACTTATGCAAGCTTTTGATCATTTACCATTCAAGGCAAAGTCTCAGCTGTTTTTTTCGCAACATTTTATAAAACAACTGGATACAATCTTAGAAATGAGATAAATAATGATTAATACAATGATTACATATAACAAACTAAGAATAATATCACTAAACCAACCTTGATAGCCAGGAAACCAATTAGCAAGGTTTAACCAACTTAGCCAATCAGGCCACTCATCTTATATATAATTTGTCTCTCTAAAATCATCTTTTTCTGTAAATATCCATGTATTTATCTGCTTCATTCTCACTCACATAACTGCTCCGAACATGATCTACAATGTGACACAGGCCCTTTTGTGCTACAGTTTAATACCAAAGCATAATGATTTAACACTTTagcattacattttacatttgacaATATAACTAAAACAATGAAATTTCATCAGTGACATCATAAATAATTCTGTCAATTTCTTGAAATGATGAGCATTTTCTACTGCTAAACTCACTAATGATAATTATAATCCAAATTTCTTCTAATAtggcaaattaattaattattttgcttTGGGATTATTTTGTATTACCATTTTTCTTTTAACCAATGTGTATGTGTACGTATGGCAATttgatttacatttacattatctTGCATCCATGTTGCAGGTGCTAATCTAGCTGATGTACAACTAGCCATTTCCCCTAACGGTAAAATGTATATGCTTGGTGTCCACATGCATAATAGTAGCTCTTAGACAAATATATTTGTCCTCTCCATCCAATATCATTGGCATAGAATAAAAATCGAGATAGAGCCCTTTATTGCAATACCCTAAAGGGTCACTCCATGTCAAATCACCCAGAAAAATTTCACAACCACCTTCTCAGATTTTCATGAAATTTGGTACGTCTGATACTACCACATATCTACTAACCcttgtaatttttttcttctctatGCCTCGTAGTTTATATGAGGCCTTTATATAGATATAGGGGGTCAAAGTAATGTAAAATTGCTCAGAAAAAAATCACATCTCAGTGCCTAAACCACCTATACCTTTGAAATTGTTATCCTTTGTCAATCACAATATGGGAAttccagaaaaaaatgttttatcaatCTGTCCTGACTCTGAGAGTCATTAAAAATCatttagtttaaaaatcaagaATTTATTGAGACGAAAATATTCTCGTGTTCAATAAACATTATCAATCTGAGGcccttctttaaaaaaataaatgatcctTACTTAATGTGTATGTTGTGTCCCTGTGAATTCTGCACCCGTAACTAGTAATACTGTAGTTCTGTGTGGTTGTGTTTGGCCTTTGCCAATAAATTTCAAATGACACGTAGGGGCGTCAATCCCTTgccttaattaaataaatattgaatgtCAGAAGCTGTACTGTGATCCGCTATGATGTCAATATGTTTTGGGAACTTCCTCTCACCATATCATATCTCTTTGCTAAACCTTGCACCTTCTTACTGAGAGCAGTGTAAGGGCTGGGTTTAGATGATTGAGGTGGGGCTGTGTGTGTTACAGGAGAGTGCTCAGTATGTTTCTccccaaatattttaaaatctcaTTCATGATATAAGATTGGACAGGTGTTTAAGATTGAGTTATTTTATAGCTGATTTGTCTATCTTTTTTAGGTTGTGTATTGGTTTTatgtcttaataaatgtatttatcttgATGTTCTGTTTTGGATGGTAGTTATAATACtttatttgctcctttttttttgcctgtttttTAATGGGATTTTTCCACAATAAagcattaatatttaattttacagaaGAGGTCATAAGAGTGTGTGATGTTTTATCATCTAGCGCCCAATTGTGGTCCTGAGGGATTTTGTTTTAGGTACCTAATGCAGAGTAGTCTGGCACATGTTGGAGTAGACAGTTCATGGTAGCAaatagtgagcaaccagaatataTTCGGCAGCACTTTAAAAATGCCAAGGGTCAGGGCAGGttgagatatgagagcaaatctgtttaacaaagccaagagtcaggagtggagattGGAGAAGACAGTAGAATTCTTAGAACAATCCGTGTCAAAGATAAAGAACAGAGCAGGTttaggatacaaggcacactaggtcaagctggaactatcaccagcattggtatgctgccaggaagtgGTTTCTTAAGACAGCAGCCACATTCTGAAACTGCAGGATTATTAGCTGCCTGAGTGTGATAAGTAATAGCACAGCTGCCATACTGGGAGATGAAGAGAAGcttgttgttgtttacttagtAACCAACTGAATCAGTGATCTGCAGGATTGAAGCTAGACATGGTGGCACAAGTAATGCACAGCTGACAGATCAGACAAACAGGAGAAATCCGATTTCTTAACCCCCTAGCAGTGATgagttatttgttgttttttgttattcTATTTCTGGCCGCCAGACAAAACTCCTAAACAATGCCTTACCACTTTAAGAAAGCTTAATTGTGTAACAATCAAGCTTTCCATGAAGTTGGAAGAATGAATCTTACCCCCCAAATGTATTCCCTGTTGAGTATGAACTCAGTATGGAAACTGATAAATTGAGCTAATGGAGATCTATGCTTGAACGTACACTCATGCTGAGTAGCTAAACAGACTTGAGAGATACCATGTTGTGTCATGCCTGCATTGACTGGAAAAGTCTGATTTTTTTGTGCAAGTAAATTCATTTTTCAACATTGTTGGTGGATTTTACCACTGGCTTGCCATCCATGTGCCCTTTTAAAttgatttttgtatttatattctcAAAGTTA harbors:
- the LOC142101512 gene encoding olfactory receptor 8D1-like; its protein translation is MELENVTWPAEFILLGFFEWPELQLILFIIFLLVYLMALTANLSMIMLISSNSSLHTPMYFFLCNLSILDITLISAVIPKLLDICLNKKQSITYIGCLIQVFFFVICVVAEYILLAVMAYDRYMAICCPLRYSSLMNLKICVQLALTSWAFGLMDSLLLTGIISRYSFNKSNKINHLFCDLKSLLKLSSSKTQEAELAILVSGILFGFIPLVFILVTYFFIIHSILKIRTNEGKQKAFSTCSSHLTVITLFFGIILIMYMRPKSSYSLEQDKLLAVLYTSLIPALNPVIYSLRNKDVRGAIEKFRVEVTRKQ